The DNA region CTGAGGTGAAAGAGCATCCAAGTGATGTTTCCCAATGCGAAACAATAAGCAGAAACAGAGACTCAGAAGTTGAAAGTGTTCCTGCTAATGCTTCCTCTCGCCACATTTTAGAGAGCTCTCCATTGTCTCCGGAAACAAGTTCTAGTTATTTCTCCACTTTAAGCTCTCATCTTCAAGCACCTCCACCTCCATCTGGGATAAATCAGGTTGCAGAAGACGGTGTTGCTTCATCAGAGGCATTTGATGAATTTATTGGAGATTTCTGGACCGAACCATTTGTAGCTGACAATACTTTCTTTCAAAATAGTTTTCCATTATCCTTGTTAAACAGGGGATTGATGTCACCATGTGCTTCATATTATGATGATGACATAGATTTCTTTTACCAAGTGATGTAAGCCTAACCAAAGCACCAGGGTaattttttggctttttaagtagggtccggttaatgtgtgcaCTCAAGGCAcattaaacaatttatttttggaaatattttatgaaaaattgaaaaagctgtaaaactttttcaatttttaataaattttttttcaaaaatggtaTACTATTGTATGTCTTTAGGGAacacgttagtaaaatccttTTAGGTATGGTTCACATGACAATTGTCATTTGGCAAGAgttctcctcctcctttttcatgctaataattaaatagaattgtaaaaaaaaaaaaaaaaaaaaattgtgattataTATTCAAGTATAATACGCTTGTTGTTATCCCCCCTACCAGTAAAATGCCAACATCTATGTTGAAAAAATATACATAGATTATGCAAATCAGATTTCACAATTATGACCATCATATATGAAAGTATTATTTTTACTGTGCTTAGTTCCATCGGGTGCAATTAAGCA from Castanea sativa cultivar Marrone di Chiusa Pesio chromosome 6, ASM4071231v1 includes:
- the LOC142641013 gene encoding transcription factor MYB63-like is translated as MVKAPYYDKNGVKKGAWSPEEDNKLRAYVQRYGHWNWRELPKFAGLSRCGKSCRLRWMNYLRPDVKRGKYTKEEDEKIIKLHQELGNKWSKIAAKLPGRTDNEIKNHWHTHLKKRAKENQVSSEVKEHPSDVSQCETISRNRDSEVESVPANASSRHILESSPLSPETSSSYFSTLSSHLQAPPPPSGINQVAEDGVASSEAFDEFIGDFWTEPFVADNTFFQNSFPLSLLNRGLMSPCASYYDDDIDFFYQVM